One region of Oryza sativa Japonica Group chromosome 10, ASM3414082v1 genomic DNA includes:
- the LOC136353585 gene encoding disease resistance protein RGA5-like — MKKIFKDIIYHMPTKDAFLKDIDTWNEKKFIEKLRELLVDKRYLVIIDDVWSISAWKAISVVFPENGSSIIIVTTRISDVGRSCCLNGIDRNFEMEPLSEIHSRRLFCQRIFSTDEDGCPDILQEVSTDILKKCGGIPLAIISISGLLSNRPIIKEEWEKVKESIGFVLDKNQNLEGMKSILSLSYNDLPNYFKACLIYLCIFPEDYIIETNMLLRRWIAEGFVSEDCGMNLEDVAESYFCELVNRSLVQPVDIRFDSKARACRVHDIMLELITSKATEENFITLLRGQTRKTNLHGYVRRLSIQDTDNDLSSLLVNKDLSHVRSLTCFGGNMNLLPQLARFEAIRVLEFEGSMNLEQYDLENTDKLFQLKYLSLRGSDISHIPRQIAKLQNLLTLDISETFVEELPTELCLLKKLLHLFGNSLKLPDGIGNMRNLQVLTGINISNSSASTVPELGELTSLRDLKISLSDKLSKCKTKEEMLLASLCKLSSYKLQSLHIIYNSSDDLLERWFPIPCFLRLFRMSTNHFLPQLPKWIKPSLTKMAYLNINLREIKEEDMETLGDLPALLCLEIWLEPNPKKQLTVQSTGFPCLKEFLLVCGDHDGGAYLTFGKGAMPKLEKLEIPFHVLMAKSHGFYFGINNLLRLKEVF; from the exons ATGAAGAAAATCTTCAAGGATATTATATACCATATGCCTACAAAAGATGCATTCCTCAAAGATATTGACACATGGAATGAAAAGAAATTTATTGAAAAGCTAAGAGAACTACTTGTGGATAAGAG GTATCTTGTTATAATTGATGATGTCTGGTCTATTTCGGCATGGAAAGCTATCAGTGTTGTTTTCCCGGAGAATGGTTCTAGTATAATTATAGTTACTACACGCATTTCCGATGTTGGACGGTCATGCTGCTTAAATGGAATTGACCGCAATTTTGAGATGGAACCTCTAAGTGAAATTCACTCTAGAAGACTATTTTGCCAGAGAATTTTCAGCACAGATGAGGATGGCTGCCCAGATATTTTACAAGAAGTTTCAACAGATATCTTGAAGAAATGTGGGGGTATTCCATTAGCAATTATTAGTATATCTGGTTTGTTATCAAACAGACCAATTATCAAGGAAGAGTGGGAGAAAGTGAAAGAATCGATTGGTTTTGTATTGGACAAGAACCAAAATCTAGAAGGAATGAAAAGCATACTCTCCCTTAGCTACAATGACCTTCCAAACTATTTTAAGGCATGTTTGATATATTTGTGCATATTTCCAGAGGATTATATTATTGAAACAAACATGCTATTACGGCGATGGATAGCTGAAGGCTTTGTCTCTGAGGATTGTGGAATGAACTTGGAAGATGTTGCAGAGAGCTACTTTTGTGAGCTGGTCAACAGAAGCCTGGTCCAACCTGTGGACATTCGCTTTGACAGTAAGGCCCGTGCATGCCGCGTCCATGATATAATGCTTGAACTTATCACTTCAAAGGCGACAGAAGAAAACTTTATTACATTGTTACGTGGCCAAACAAGGAAAACAAATTTGCATGGCTACGTTCGTCGATTATCCATCCAGGACACTGATAATGATTTGTCAAGTCTGTTAGTAAACAAAGATTTAAGCCATGTTCGATCTCTAACCTGCTTTGGTGGGAACATGAATCTTTTGCCACAGCTTGCCCGATTTGAGGCTATACGAGTGTTGGAGTTTGAAGGCTCTATGAATTTGGAGCAGTATGATTTGGAAAATACAGACAAGCTATTCCAACTCAAGTACTTAAGCCTTCGTGGTTCAGACATATCACACATACCAAGACAAATTGCAAAGCTCCAAAATTTGCTGACATTGGACATAAGTGAAACATTCGTAGAAGAGCTGCCCACCGAATTATGCCTGTTGAAAAAGTTACTACATCTATTCGGAAATTCCTTGAAGCTACCAGATGGGATTGGGAATATGAGGAATCTACAGGTGCTGACAGGCATTAATATAAGTAATAGCTCAGCAAGTACAGTGCCCGAGCTTGGTGAACTAACCAGTTTGAGGGACCTCAAAATAAGTTTGTCTGATAAACTCAGCAAGTGCAAGACAAAAGAAGAGATGTTACTCGCCTCACTTTGTAAACTAAGCAGCTACAAACTCCAATCGTTGCATATTATATATAACAGTTCCGATGATCTCTTAGAACGTTGGTTCCCTATCCCTTGTTTCCTCCGATTGTTTCGCATGAGCACTAATCACTTTCTCCCACAACTTCCAAAGTGGATTAAACCGAGTCTCACCAAAATGGCATACCTGAACATCAATTTACGTGAGATAAAGGAGGAAGATATGGAAACACTTGGAGACCTGCCAGCCTTACTCTGTCTAGAAATATGGCTAGAACCTAACCCAAAAAAACAGCTTACAGTCCAAAGCACAGGATTCCCATGTCTCAAGGAGTTTCTCCTTGTTTGCGGCGATCACGATGGTGGAGCGTACCTAACATTTGGGAAAGGGGCTATGCCAAAGCTGGAGAAGCTTGAGATTCCATTTCACGTATTAATGGCAAAATCCCATGGTTTCTATTTTGGCATCAACAATCTCCTGCGTCTGAAAGAAGTTTTTTGA
- the LOC4348037 gene encoding putative disease resistance protein RGA4 isoform X1 → MDYSGLIKQQQETPKQWRQTDSIMVDTEKGIISRSRDEEQKKIIKMLLDEARGKDLIVLPIVGMGGLGKTTFAQLIYNDPEIEKYFPLRRWCCVSDVFDVVTIANSICMSTERDREKALQDLQKEVGGKKYLIVLDHVWNRDSDKWGKLKTCFKKGGMGSVVLTTTRNAEVARIMVIGEVPVHNLEKLGEAYLMEIIQSKAFSLSKKSDEHFEVLRKIVQRCDGSPLAAQSFGSVLFNRTTLQEWKDILAKSNICNEGEDIIFPILRLSYDDLPLHIKRCFAFCAIFPKDFEIDMETLINLWLAHDLIPLQEDDNIEMVAKHIFNELVWRSFFQDVQKFPLQTTCKIHDLMHDIAQSAMGEECVSIVGRSDYRSKSLEHPRYHFYSLDDDNTILLDDFMRKQSSTLRTLLFDRDYIHISTSLLSKSSSLRALRLRYLNTESLPIRPRHLLHLRYLDISRNYHVKVLPEDICTLYNLQTLILSDCKILVGLPKDMKYMTSLRHLYTNGCLRLKCMPPELGQLTSIRTLTYFVVGASSGCSTLRELHSLNLCGELELRGLENVSQEDAKAANLRNKEKLARLSLVWNSECCVEEPNCNGKVLDALKPHHGLLMLNVISYKSTHFSSMDDRSKYTAKLGGAQIRGLYNVRRISSIHSI, encoded by the coding sequence ATGGACTACTCTGGACtcataaaacagcagcaggaaACACCAAAGCAGTGGAGGCAAACTGATTCCATCATGGTTGATACTGAGAAGGGTATTATTAGCCGATCTAGAGATGAGGAGCAGAAGAAGATTATCAAGATGTTGCTTGATGAAGCAAGAGGCAAGGACCTCATAGTTCTTCCTATTGTCGGAATGGGTGGGCTAGGAAAGACTACATTTGCACAACTCATTTACAATGACCCTGAAATTGAGAAGTATTTCCCGCTTCGTAGGTGGTGTTGTGTGTCAGATGTGTTTGATGTTGTCACCATTGCAAACAGCATATGTATGAGCACAGAGAGAGATCGTGAGAAGGCTTTGCAGGACTTGCAGAAAGAAGTAGGTGGAAAGAAGTATCTCATTGTGTTGGATCATGTATGGAATCGAGATTCTGATAAGTGGGGAAAGCTAAAGACCTGCTTTAAGAAGGGTGGCATGGGTAGTGTAGTACTAACAACAACTCGAAATGCAGAAGTTGCTAGAATTATGGTTATTGGAGAAGTTCCAGTGCATAATCTTGAAAAGCTCGGAGAAGCTTATTTGATGGAAATAATCCAGAGTAAAGCATTTagtttgtcaaaaaaaagtGACGAGCATTTTGAAGTTCTTCGTAAGATTGTGCAGAGATGCGATGGCTCTCCTTTAGCTGCCCAATCCTTTGGCTCGGTGTTATTTAACAGGACTACTCTGCAAGAATGGAAGGATATATTAGCCAAGAGCAACATTTGCAATGAGGGGGAGGACATAATTTTTCCTATACTTCGTCTGAGCTATGATGACCTACCGTTACATATAAAGCGGTGTTTTGCCTTCTGTGCTATATTCCCAAAAGATTTTGAGATTGATATGGAGACTTTGATTAACTTATGGTTAGCACATGACTTGATACCATTACAAGAGGATGACAATATAGAAATGGTGGCCAAACATATCTTCAACGAGCTAGTTTGGAGGTCATTTTTTCAAGATGTGCAGAAATTTCCTCTACAAACTACATGCAAGATACATGATCTTATGCATGACATTGCTCAATCTGCTATGGGAGAAGAATGTGTCAGCATAGTTGGCAGATCTGATTATAGAAGTAAGTCATTAGAGCATCCTAGGTATCACTTCTACTCATTAGACGATGACAATACTATTCTCTTAGATGACTTTATGAGAAAACAATCTTCAACACTCCGGACTTTATTGTTTGACAGAGACTATATTCACATCTCAACATCACTTTTATCCAAGAGCAGTTCTCTACGAGCACTAAGGCTGAGATATCTCAATACAGAATCATTACCAATCAGGCCAAGGCACCTTCTGCACCTAAGATATCTCGATATCTCCAGAAACTATCATGTCAAAGTACTTCCTGAAGATATATGCACACTGTACAATCTGCAGACTTTGATCCTTTCTGATTGCAAAATTCTTGTTGGTCTCCCAAAGGATATGAAGTATATGACAAGTCTACGTCACCTCTATACAAATGGATGCTTAAGATTGAAGTGCATGCCTCCAGAGCTTGGGCAATTAACTTCCATCCGGACACTAACATATTTTGTGGTTGGTGCTAGCTCTGGTTGCAGCACCCTTAGAGAACTGCACAGCTTAAACCTCTGTGGTGAACTAGAGTTACGTGGCTTAGAAAATGTATCTCAAGAAGATGCAAAAGCAGCCAATCTTAGAAACAAAGAGAAACTTGCACGCCTATCTCTTGTGTGGAATAGTGAATGCTGTGTTGAAGAACCAAATTGCAATGGGAAGGTTCTTGATGCTCTTAAACCACATCATGGGCTGCTGATGCTCAACGTAATTTCCTATAAAAGCACTCATTTTTCCAGCATGGATGACAGATCTAAGTATACTGCAAAACTTGGTGGAGCTCAAATTAGAGGGTTGTACAATGTGCGAAGAATTTCCTCAATTCATTCAATTTAA
- the LOC4348038 gene encoding disease resistance protein Pik-2-like, translated as MDIVVSVSHGALGPLLGKLNTLLVDECARLKGVHREIRSLRSELSNMHAALHKYTSLEDPDIQVKTWTSELRELAYDIEDCIDKFMHQLGANDDQHHTSNGVKDFFGKSAKRLKTLGSRHNIAAEIEELKMRVISVRDQKNNYKLDDIFCSSSSNTNAFVDPRLAALFAEENHLVGIDSPRDELVNWLDADSRLIKHRKVDKAGQLWGLEVLERQL; from the coding sequence ATGGATATCGTGGTGAGCGTCTCACATGGGGCACTGGGACCACTGCTGGGCAAGCTCAATACCTTGCTCGTAGACGAGTGCGCACGCCTGAAAGGTGTCCACCGTGAGATACGCTCTCTTAGATCGGAGTTGAGCAACATGCATGCGGCGCTCCACAAGTACACATCACTCGAGGATCCTGACATCCAGGTGAAGACCTGGACAAGCGAGTTGAGGGAGCTTGCCTATGACATCGAGGACTGCATAGACAAGTTCATGCACCAACTTGGTGCCAACGACGACCAGCACCACACTAGTAATGGCGTCAAGGACTTCTTCGGGAAGAGTGCAAAACGTCTCAAAACTCTTGGCTCAAGGCATAATATTGCTGCCGAGATTGAAGAACTGAAGATGCGAGTTATCTCGGTGAGAGATCAAAAGAACAACTACAAGCTTGATGATATTTTTTGTAGTAGCTCTAGCAACACTAATGCTTTTGTTGATCCACGGTTGGCTGCTCTCTTCGCGGAAGAGAACCATCTTGTCGGTATAGATAGTCCAAGGGATGAACTTGTCAATTGGTTGGATGCAGACAGCAGGTTGATAAAGCATCGCAAGGTTGATAAAGCAGGTCAATTGTGGGGTTTGGAGGTCTTGGAAAGACAACTCTAG
- the LOC4348037 gene encoding putative disease resistance protein RGA4 isoform X2, translating to MAEFLVRPLLSAVTNKASSYLVYQYKVMEGMEQQRKALERMLPLILSVIQDTEEKRSKKPELSAWLDELKKVSYEAIDVFDEFKYEALRREAKKKGHDATLGKGIVIYSLIHWLRIWAILQKPDSRDMVVAACQHLEKVVKEFFTQGYGW from the exons ATGGCTGAGTTTTTGGTTAGGCCACTGCTCTCCGCGGTGACGAACAAAGCTTCCAGCTACCTTGTATACCAGTACAAGGTGATGGAAGGCATGGAGCAGCAGCGTAAGGCTCTGGAGCGCATGCTTCCACTTATCCTTAGCGTCATCCAAGAtacggaggagaagagaagtaAGAAACCCGAACTAAGCGCTTGGCTCGATGAACTCAAGAAGGTGTCCTACGAGGCAATCGATGTCTTTGACGAGTTCAAGTATGAGGCGCTCCGACGTGAAGCCAAGAAGAAGGGGCACGACGCTACCCTTGGCAAAGGCATT GTTATATATTCTCTTATCCATTGGCTTCGTATATGGGCTATCCTACAGAAGCCTGATTCGCGGGATATGGTAGTTGCGGCATGTCAACATTTGGAGAAGGTGGTCAAGGAGTTTTTTACCCAGGGATATGGGTGGTGA